From Calothrix sp. PCC 6303, a single genomic window includes:
- a CDS encoding formylglycine-generating enzyme family protein, with the protein MNPTPEEAIQLLQKAAQCYMKAGWFADACRVWEQLGDYQQAAQCYEQQENWQKAAQCYEQAQNWAKAAHCYLMCEDGEAAANSWLQAGETLQAAWIWADSLQQVYRTKGELINFIPQTEIQALEIELITARCHASSGKKRESALILREQLNQILKLVTPSNRHLYTWGLRIAEVIRRPDLTALMYATGYRAKLPNVCKEWEIWALATMGDATGIPKEEAVEEEASYEFEVVTVNRKGEIINRVWHKARYFREPLAEGIELEMVYIPGGNFIMGTPDTEKKSDWSQGKEVPQHQVVVQAFYMGKYQVTQAQWQAVAKLPKIERDLNPEPSRFKGENRPVECVSWYDAVEFCGRLSKATGKEYRLPSEGEWEYACRAGTTTPFHYGETITSQLANYAAHRDTYAEETVGKYRQQTTPVGSFPPNAFGLYDMHGNVYEWCADPWHDNYEGAPKDGSVWRDNGNDNRSPLLRGGSWNFNSWYCRSGYRLNYGTRVNFSGYVGFRVVCVVGRT; encoded by the coding sequence GTGAACCCAACCCCAGAAGAAGCAATCCAACTACTACAAAAAGCCGCCCAATGTTACATGAAAGCGGGATGGTTCGCAGACGCATGTCGAGTATGGGAACAGCTTGGAGATTACCAACAAGCCGCTCAATGTTACGAACAACAAGAAAACTGGCAAAAAGCAGCCCAATGTTACGAACAAGCTCAAAATTGGGCAAAAGCAGCCCATTGTTATTTAATGTGTGAGGATGGGGAAGCAGCAGCCAATAGTTGGTTACAAGCGGGAGAAACCCTACAAGCAGCCTGGATATGGGCAGATAGTTTACAGCAGGTATATCGCACCAAAGGGGAATTAATAAATTTTATCCCGCAAACGGAAATACAAGCATTAGAAATAGAACTAATCACAGCCCGTTGTCACGCAAGCAGTGGGAAAAAACGAGAAAGTGCCTTAATCCTGAGAGAACAACTAAACCAAATCCTGAAACTAGTCACCCCATCCAACAGACACCTATACACCTGGGGATTAAGAATAGCAGAAGTAATCAGAAGACCAGATTTAACAGCGTTGATGTACGCGACAGGTTATAGAGCCAAATTACCCAACGTATGCAAAGAATGGGAAATATGGGCACTTGCAACAATGGGAGATGCAACAGGAATACCGAAGGAAGAAGCAGTAGAAGAAGAAGCAAGCTATGAATTTGAAGTAGTCACCGTAAACCGCAAGGGAGAAATAATCAACCGAGTATGGCACAAAGCGAGATATTTCCGTGAACCCTTAGCAGAGGGGATTGAATTAGAAATGGTGTATATCCCAGGGGGAAACTTCATCATGGGTACACCAGATACGGAGAAAAAATCAGACTGGAGTCAAGGGAAGGAAGTACCTCAGCATCAAGTGGTAGTGCAAGCCTTTTACATGGGGAAATACCAAGTAACCCAAGCCCAATGGCAAGCAGTGGCGAAATTGCCAAAAATCGAGCGAGATTTAAATCCAGAGCCATCTAGATTTAAAGGAGAGAATCGCCCAGTAGAGTGTGTATCTTGGTACGATGCAGTAGAATTTTGTGGGCGGTTATCAAAAGCCACAGGAAAGGAATATAGATTACCCAGCGAAGGGGAATGGGAATATGCTTGTCGAGCCGGAACCACCACACCGTTTCACTATGGAGAGACAATAACCAGCCAATTAGCTAATTATGCTGCACATCGTGATACCTACGCAGAGGAAACAGTAGGGAAATATCGACAACAAACCACTCCTGTTGGTAGTTTCCCCCCTAACGCCTTTGGCTTATACGACATGCATGGGAATGTGTATGAATGGTGTGCAGACCCTTGGCATGATAATTACGAGGGAGCGCCAAAGGATGGCAGTGTGTGGCGAGATAATGGTAATGATAATCGTTCTCCTCTTCTGCGGGGCGGTTCGTGGAACTTCAATTCTTGGTATTGCCGCTCTGGGTACCGCCTCAATTATGGTACGCGCGTCAACTTCAGCGGTTATGTGGGTTTTCGTGTGGTGTGTGTGGTTGGGAGGACTTAG
- a CDS encoding formylglycine-generating enzyme family protein, which yields MNPTPEEAIQLLQKAAQCYMKAGWFADACRVWEQLGEYHQAAQIYEEQENWQKAAQCYEQAQNWAKAAECYLIGDEPEAAANSWLQAGETLQAAWIWSDSLKQVYRTKVELSNFIPQTEIQALEIELITARCHAISAKKRESALILREQLNQILKLVTPSQRHLYTWGLRIAEVIKRPDLTALVYATGYRAKLPNVCKEWEIWAIATMGDATGIPKEEAAAEEPSYEFKVVTVNRKGEIIKRVWHKARYFIETLENGIELEMVYIPGGNFMMGSPEDEKDSNDWEKPQHQVTVQPFYMGKYQVTQAQWQAVAKLPKIDRDLNPEPSRFKGENHPVECVSWYDAVEFCARLSKATRKEYRLPSEAEWEYACRAGTTTPFHYGETITSELANYRANEYTYAEEPVGEYREETTPVGSFPPNSFGLYDMHGNVYEWCADPWHDDYKGAPKDGSVWRENGNDNYSSLHGGSWDLDPRICRSSYRLNYYTRDLIIRNVGFRVVCVVGRT from the coding sequence ATGAACCCAACCCCAGAGGAAGCAATCCAACTACTGCAAAAAGCCGCCCAATGCTACATGAAAGCGGGATGGTTCGCAGATGCATGTCGAGTGTGGGAACAACTAGGGGAATATCACCAAGCAGCGCAAATCTACGAAGAACAAGAAAACTGGCAAAAAGCAGCCCAATGTTACGAACAAGCTCAAAATTGGGCAAAAGCAGCCGAGTGTTACCTAATTGGTGACGAACCGGAAGCGGCAGCAAATAGTTGGTTACAAGCGGGAGAAACCCTACAAGCAGCTTGGATATGGTCAGATAGTTTAAAGCAGGTATATCGCACCAAAGTGGAATTAAGTAACTTTATCCCGCAAACGGAAATACAAGCATTAGAAATAGAACTAATCACCGCTCGTTGTCACGCAATCAGTGCCAAAAAACGAGAAAGTGCTTTAATCCTGCGAGAACAACTAAACCAAATATTGAAACTAGTTACCCCATCCCAGAGGCATTTATACACCTGGGGATTAAGAATAGCAGAAGTTATCAAAAGACCAGATTTAACTGCCCTAGTATACGCCACAGGCTATCGAGCCAAGTTACCCAACGTCTGCAAAGAATGGGAAATATGGGCAATTGCGACGATGGGAGATGCGACGGGAATACCGAAAGAAGAAGCAGCAGCAGAAGAACCAAGCTACGAATTTAAAGTGGTAACAGTTAACCGCAAGGGAGAAATAATTAAACGAGTATGGCACAAAGCCAGGTACTTCATCGAAACCCTAGAAAATGGGATTGAATTAGAAATGGTGTATATCCCAGGGGGAAACTTCATGATGGGTTCACCAGAGGATGAGAAAGATAGTAATGATTGGGAAAAACCCCAACATCAAGTGACAGTGCAACCGTTCTACATGGGGAAATATCAAGTAACGCAAGCGCAATGGCAAGCGGTGGCGAAATTGCCGAAAATTGATCGAGATTTAAACCCAGAGCCGTCTAGATTTAAAGGAGAGAATCACCCAGTAGAGTGTGTATCTTGGTACGATGCAGTAGAATTTTGTGCGCGGTTATCAAAAGCAACGAGAAAGGAATATAGATTACCCAGCGAAGCCGAATGGGAATATGCATGTCGAGCCGGAACTACCACACCATTTCATTATGGGGAGACAATAACCAGCGAATTAGCTAATTATAGAGCTAACGAATATACCTATGCAGAGGAGCCAGTAGGGGAATATCGAGAAGAAACCACACCAGTCGGGAGTTTTCCCCCTAATAGCTTTGGATTATACGATATGCATGGGAATGTTTATGAATGGTGTGCAGACCCTTGGCATGATGACTATAAGGGAGCGCCAAAGGATGGAAGCGTATGGCGGGAGAATGGGAATGACAATTATTCTTCTTTGCATGGTGGCTCGTGGGACCTCGATCCTAGGATTTGTCGTTCTTCGTACCGCCTCAACTATTATACGCGCGACCTCATCATCCGTAATGTTGGTTTTCGAGTAGTTTGTGTGGTTGGGAGGACTTAG
- the amrS gene encoding AmmeMemoRadiSam system radical SAM enzyme — protein sequence MFVADDYCFTLTDATIAVIEINFVKEFKALVVGKLKEAMLYQKKQDGRVFCQLCPHYCLIDRGKRGICQVRENQDGLLYSMVFGRTVTQNVDGVEKKPLFHFYPGSSTYSLATAGCNFHCQYCTNWQVSQMSAEEFIELGVGASPEQIVNAALESGCRSIAYTYVEPTIFFEYVHEIASLAHSNGLLNVFKTNGFMTPEMLQMCQPYLDAANVDLKAFQDKSYQKFGGRLQPVLDSLKLMKSFGIWLEITTVIIPGINDEPQELADIAGFIVQELGVDTPWHITRFFPAYKMENVPPTPLETLYKARDIGLEQGLKYIYFGNFLGQGNQDTNCPDCGTVLIQRRGFEFIKNQMQSHQCPACETLIPGVGLS from the coding sequence GTGTTTGTTGCGGATGACTATTGCTTTACCCTCACAGACGCTACAATCGCAGTCATCGAGATAAATTTCGTTAAGGAATTTAAGGCATTGGTGGTAGGAAAGCTGAAAGAAGCTATGCTTTATCAAAAAAAGCAGGATGGACGTGTTTTTTGTCAATTGTGTCCCCATTACTGCTTGATTGATAGAGGCAAGCGGGGCATTTGTCAGGTAAGAGAAAATCAAGATGGGTTACTTTATTCTATGGTTTTTGGTCGTACCGTAACTCAAAATGTAGATGGGGTTGAGAAGAAACCTTTATTTCACTTTTATCCTGGCTCAAGCACCTATTCTTTAGCAACGGCTGGCTGCAATTTTCATTGTCAGTACTGTACTAATTGGCAAGTTTCCCAAATGTCGGCAGAAGAGTTTATTGAGCTTGGTGTTGGAGCTAGTCCCGAACAAATTGTCAATGCGGCTCTGGAGTCAGGTTGTAGAAGTATTGCCTATACTTATGTTGAGCCAACTATCTTTTTTGAATATGTCCATGAAATTGCTAGTTTGGCTCACAGTAATGGACTTTTGAATGTCTTTAAAACTAATGGTTTTATGACCCCAGAAATGTTACAGATGTGTCAGCCTTATTTAGATGCGGCTAATGTAGATTTAAAAGCATTTCAAGATAAAAGTTATCAGAAATTTGGGGGACGTTTACAACCTGTTCTTGATAGTCTCAAATTGATGAAGTCTTTTGGCATTTGGCTAGAGATAACCACAGTCATTATTCCTGGAATTAATGATGAGCCACAGGAATTAGCAGATATAGCTGGATTTATTGTTCAGGAATTGGGGGTGGATACACCTTGGCATATTACGCGATTTTTTCCGGCTTACAAAATGGAAAATGTGCCACCTACACCCCTTGAAACCTTGTACAAAGCTCGTGATATTGGGTTAGAGCAAGGATTAAAATATATATATTTTGGTAATTTTTTAGGACAGGGAAATCAAGATACGAATTGTCCTGATTGTGGAACCGTTTTGATTCAACGTCGTGGTTTTGAATTCATCAAAAATCAGATGCAGAGTCACCAATGTCCTGCTTGTGAAACGTTAATTCCTGGTGTTGGTTTGTCCTAA
- a CDS encoding plasmid replication protein, CyRepA1 family: protein MNANDLRHASSAKRLLGSITISYVESQHFQEWLDSEVDREIINLNVKSLEGRTPYEYLIYSPKISRRNDGRLRDGDLTKYRHIEHGGWWCNGIDPLNDYNPMMWGCFKPDRPRRDRNKIHKYIKYEHPYKEATRAFFLQVPLKTWRLISRYSGIEIPYEDLENPQGFWHWVWRRNVPLVIVEGVKKAACLLTAGYAAIAIPGVNSGYRTPKDEEGNITGKPFLIPDLKHFATEDRRIDICFDCDKKPETMQHVRTAIKRMGKLLAMDKCKVQVIELPGPEKGVDDFVVAQGEDAFNMLYHKAETLDIWQVNLFTLLTYQPAIECDRVFLGHIQIPDTEKLIVLKSAKGTGKTEWLTGEVAKAHEQNRRVLIITHRIQLGEALCNRFGVNYVTEVRDSETGDLLGYGVCIDSLHQQSQARFNPNDWYNDTVIIDECDQVFWHLLNSGTEVAKRRVSVLKNLKLLIQNVLSSPQGKIYLASADVSDCDVDYVLSLTGEIKVKPFAILNNYQPQSGNCYNYEGSNPKDLIAALDRSIPEGGHHLLCCSAQKVKSKWGTQALEERFRRKFPDLRILRIDSESVSEPSHPAFGCIAHLNEILTKYDLVIASPSLETGVSIDIKGHFSAVWGIFQGVQSANSVRQMLARLRETVDRHIWVRGCGMGFVGNGSTSMGSLLASQHAATRTNIALLSQADNADYSIDENFQPESLQSWAKRACVINTQMRCYREFVLQGLLEDGYRVIDAEDIKEEESQGVFESVKAASQELYREECNAIAQSETISDTEFKKLQDKKAKTKTERYQERKASLKERYGIDVTPELVHKDDDGYYPQLRLHYFLTLGRENLVSRDSKRAKSQIEEGDRAMWKPDFNRGQLLPAVLILEELNIRHFLTPGIMFRGSDVELQNLKALAVKHRYFIRDYLGISVSEGMSEVAIAQTLLSKLGLKLIYVGRIGSRGKRERVYQFIEPKDERDMVYQAWQNRVVTVACVLASRSVAGVQQ from the coding sequence ATGAACGCGAACGACTTACGTCACGCAAGCTCCGCAAAGCGACTCCTGGGGAGTATCACTATCTCATACGTAGAATCCCAACACTTTCAAGAATGGCTCGATAGTGAAGTCGATCGAGAAATCATAAATCTCAACGTTAAATCTCTCGAAGGTAGAACACCATACGAGTATTTGATTTACAGCCCAAAAATATCACGCCGTAACGATGGAAGGCTCAGAGACGGTGATTTAACAAAATATCGCCACATCGAACACGGTGGCTGGTGGTGTAACGGGATTGACCCACTCAATGACTATAATCCCATGATGTGGGGATGCTTTAAGCCAGATAGACCTAGACGTGATAGGAATAAAATACACAAGTATATTAAGTATGAGCATCCCTACAAGGAGGCAACGCGAGCATTTTTCTTGCAAGTGCCACTAAAAACTTGGAGACTGATTTCAAGATACTCTGGAATAGAAATACCATACGAAGATTTAGAAAATCCACAGGGCTTTTGGCATTGGGTTTGGCGACGAAATGTACCATTGGTAATTGTCGAGGGAGTAAAGAAAGCGGCTTGTTTGTTAACTGCTGGCTATGCGGCAATCGCAATCCCTGGAGTTAATTCTGGATACCGCACTCCTAAAGATGAAGAGGGGAATATTACAGGGAAACCTTTTTTAATCCCTGACTTAAAGCACTTTGCAACTGAAGATAGACGGATTGACATTTGCTTCGATTGCGACAAGAAACCAGAAACAATGCAGCATGTCAGAACTGCAATTAAACGCATGGGGAAATTACTTGCGATGGACAAATGCAAGGTTCAAGTTATCGAATTACCTGGACCAGAGAAGGGTGTTGATGATTTTGTAGTTGCCCAGGGAGAAGATGCATTTAACATGCTTTACCACAAAGCTGAAACCCTTGATATTTGGCAGGTTAACTTGTTTACGCTGTTGACTTATCAGCCTGCAATTGAGTGCGATCGCGTCTTCCTTGGACATATCCAAATCCCAGACACAGAAAAACTCATTGTTCTGAAATCAGCAAAAGGAACTGGTAAAACGGAATGGTTGACAGGTGAAGTTGCGAAGGCACACGAGCAAAATAGGAGAGTGCTAATTATTACTCACAGAATTCAACTTGGAGAAGCTTTATGTAACCGTTTTGGAGTCAACTATGTAACCGAAGTCAGAGATTCTGAAACAGGAGACTTATTAGGTTATGGAGTCTGTATAGACTCTCTCCACCAACAAAGCCAAGCCCGATTCAATCCTAATGATTGGTATAACGATACCGTCATCATTGATGAGTGTGACCAAGTATTCTGGCACTTACTCAACTCTGGAACCGAGGTAGCAAAACGTCGGGTTTCTGTCCTCAAAAACCTCAAGTTGCTAATCCAAAATGTCTTGAGCAGTCCACAAGGAAAGATTTATCTGGCAAGTGCGGATGTATCTGATTGTGATGTGGATTACGTACTTTCCTTAACTGGGGAAATTAAAGTTAAACCATTTGCAATTCTTAACAATTACCAACCCCAATCTGGAAATTGTTACAACTACGAAGGCAGTAATCCCAAAGACTTAATCGCTGCGCTGGATAGATCAATTCCCGAAGGTGGGCATCATTTACTGTGCTGTTCTGCCCAAAAAGTGAAATCAAAATGGGGAACGCAGGCTTTAGAAGAACGATTTCGGCGCAAATTCCCAGATTTACGCATACTGAGAATCGACAGCGAATCTGTTTCTGAGCCGTCACATCCTGCTTTTGGTTGCATCGCTCATCTCAATGAAATTCTTACCAAATACGATTTGGTTATCGCTTCCCCAAGTCTAGAAACTGGGGTATCAATTGACATCAAGGGTCATTTTTCCGCAGTGTGGGGAATATTCCAAGGTGTACAGTCTGCAAACTCAGTACGGCAGATGTTAGCGAGATTGCGGGAGACTGTTGACCGTCACATTTGGGTGAGAGGTTGTGGTATGGGCTTTGTGGGAAATGGTTCTACATCAATGGGTTCACTGTTGGCAAGTCAACACGCTGCGACGAGAACGAATATTGCTTTGTTATCCCAAGCTGACAACGCTGATTACAGCATCGATGAGAATTTTCAACCCGAATCTCTACAAAGCTGGGCGAAACGGGCTTGTGTGATTAATACCCAAATGCGGTGCTATCGAGAGTTCGTGCTGCAAGGTTTGCTTGAAGATGGTTATCGGGTGATTGATGCAGAGGATATTAAGGAGGAGGAGAGTCAGGGGGTTTTTGAGTCGGTAAAAGCCGCATCCCAGGAATTGTATAGGGAGGAGTGTAATGCGATCGCACAATCCGAAACCATCTCTGACACTGAATTTAAGAAGTTACAGGACAAAAAAGCCAAAACCAAAACCGAGCGATACCAAGAACGTAAAGCGTCTTTGAAAGAGCGTTATGGCATTGATGTGACACCTGAACTTGTCCATAAAGATGATGACGGTTACTACCCTCAATTGCGGTTGCATTACTTTTTGACCTTGGGACGGGAAAATCTTGTCTCTCGTGATTCTAAGAGGGCTAAATCACAAATCGAAGAGGGCGATCGCGCTATGTGGAAGCCTGATTTTAACCGTGGACAGTTATTGCCTGCTGTGCTGATATTGGAGGAATTGAATATTCGTCATTTTCTTACACCGGGGATAATGTTTCGCGGTTCCGATGTGGAGTTGCAGAATTTGAAGGCTTTGGCTGTGAAGCATCGATATTTTATCCGCGACTATTTGGGGATTTCTGTTTCTGAGGGGATGAGTGAGGTTGCGATCGCACAAACACTACTCAGCAAGTTGGGATTGAAGTTAATCTACGTTGGCAGGATAGGGAGTAGGGGAAAGCGGGAAAGGGTTTACCAGTTTATTGAACCGAAAGATGAGCGGGACATGGTTTACCAAGCATGGCAAAATCGTGTGGTCACTGTAGCTTGCGTCTTGGCTTCTCGAAGTGTTGCTGGTGTCCAGCAGTGA
- a CDS encoding helix-turn-helix domain-containing protein produces the protein MPVLVKLKNTREAKGFSQNELARRTGYSLQNIQKIEQGRAASITFDALGRFCKVLECQPGDILEWQPDDIGDKIHLPSTNDEIGLTVLEEIEVKSNPPKRNKNQAHMIIIDANIDVA, from the coding sequence ATGCCTGTGCTTGTAAAATTGAAGAATACTAGAGAAGCTAAAGGTTTCTCCCAAAATGAGCTAGCAAGAAGGACTGGCTATAGCTTGCAAAATATTCAAAAAATTGAGCAAGGTCGAGCTGCATCAATCACTTTTGATGCTCTCGGTCGATTTTGCAAGGTACTTGAGTGCCAACCTGGAGATATTTTGGAATGGCAGCCAGATGATATTGGTGACAAAATTCATTTACCATCAACAAATGACGAAATTGGCTTAACTGTTTTAGAGGAAATAGAAGTAAAAAGTAATCCACCAAAACGCAATAAAAATCAAGCCCACATGATTATCATTGATGCCAATATAGATGTGGCATAA
- a CDS encoding Uma2 family endonuclease: MLSDKPKTVILPSTEELACSDDIPVDNEDQNFLPNILLFLLTSIWADRTDWYFGVDMAIYHTTGVNPRVPVVPDAFLSLGVERKKGGKSRRSYAVWEENEVVPILALEMVSHTPGDEYDEKLEIYRKLGVLYYIIYNPEFWLRDRHQPFEVYKLIDNNYRLQIGEPLWMPEIGLGIGRHQGVIGGIQQEFLSWYNEQGDRYLMADEIAQQETQRAQNEQKRAEIEQERAEQLAQYLRSLGIDPDNLPNN; this comes from the coding sequence ATGCTGTCAGATAAACCAAAAACGGTAATACTACCCAGCACCGAAGAATTAGCCTGTTCGGATGATATACCTGTGGATAACGAGGACCAAAATTTTCTCCCCAACATTTTACTATTCCTGCTAACTTCGATTTGGGCTGACCGCACAGATTGGTATTTTGGTGTAGATATGGCAATCTACCACACCACAGGGGTTAATCCGAGAGTACCCGTAGTTCCAGATGCATTTTTGAGTTTGGGAGTGGAACGTAAAAAAGGTGGAAAATCCCGCCGAAGCTATGCTGTTTGGGAAGAAAATGAGGTAGTACCGATATTAGCCTTAGAAATGGTATCCCACACTCCAGGGGACGAATACGACGAAAAATTAGAAATATATCGCAAACTTGGCGTACTTTACTACATTATTTATAATCCAGAATTTTGGTTGCGCGATAGACATCAACCATTTGAAGTTTACAAATTAATAGATAATAATTATCGATTACAAATTGGCGAACCATTATGGATGCCAGAAATAGGTTTAGGAATTGGAAGACATCAAGGTGTTATTGGTGGAATTCAACAGGAATTTTTATCTTGGTATAACGAACAAGGCGATCGCTATTTAATGGCAGACGAAATTGCCCAACAAGAAACCCAAAGGGCACAGAACGAACAAAAACGAGCAGAAATAGAACAAGAACGAGCTGAACAGTTAGCACAATATCTACGTTCTCTTGGTATCGACCCTGATAATTTACCTAATAATTAG